The following DNA comes from Candidatus Poribacteria bacterium.
AGCATGTCGAGGCATCCGTACGGGCTGGCTCCCTGCGGGTAGGCTCCGACGGGAGAAGTGCGCGCGTATCCGTCGATGCTGCCGTCGCAGCGCAGGTCGTCGTCGAAGTTGCCCCGCCTTGGGTCCCACGTATCGCCCCAGCAGTAGAGCGCCCCTTCCGTGCCCCGCGCTGCCTTTTCCCACTCAGCCTCGGTCGGAAGGCGAAGCCCCGCCCACGCGCAGTAGGCAGAGGCATCGTCCCACGACACGCCGATCACGGGATGGTCGTCTGCAGCCAGTTCGGCGTCATCCCAATACGCAGGAGACCTGTGAGATGTCTCGACGACGAACCGGCGGTACTGACGGTATGTCACCGGGCGCTTGGCGATGCGGTAGGCGTCGAGCCAGACGCGGTGCCTCGGCTTCTCTTCATCGAACGCGGCGCGACCAGCGATGTAGTCGTTG
Coding sequences within:
- a CDS encoding formylglycine-generating enzyme family protein, which translates into the protein MPESATPLTSVTARDGSEMLLIPAGYFVRGNDYIAGRAAFDEEKPRHRVWLDAYRIAKRPVTYRQYRRFVVETSHRSPAYWDDAELAADDHPVIGVSWDDASAYCAWAGLRLPTEAEWEKAARGTEGALYCWGDTWDPRRGNFDDDLRCDGSIDGYARTSPVGAYPQGASPYGCLDMLGNVWEWCADWFAEYGDDPETRNPKGPASSESGVRVLKGGSWEFASQFGVSCAHRNYFFKPEAFDMDIGFRPASDA